The following are from one region of the Oncorhynchus tshawytscha isolate Ot180627B linkage group LG24, Otsh_v2.0, whole genome shotgun sequence genome:
- the LOC112223455 gene encoding 5-hydroxytryptamine receptor 7-like: protein MRSSLTKDLMKELARTSMPTAEMDLRLLRAHQTTTATLPILSPTENDTTCGMQILSHGNVEKVLIGGVLTVLTLLTICGNLLVVISVCFVKKLKQPSNYLIVSLAVADLSIAVAVMPFVSITDLIGGQWIFGQVFCNVFIAMDVMCCTASIMTLCVISIDRYLGITKPLTYPVRQSGRCMAKIVLSVWLLSASITLPPLFGWAQNVNDDKVCLISQDVGYTIYSTAVAFYIPMSVMLMMYYNIYRAAKVSAAKHTIQGFPKVEDECNSVDCVAAAFKLQKEVEECASFSCLLKNDRKNISIFKREQKAAATLGIVVGAFSVCWLPFFLLSTARPFICGPECSCVPLWVERFLLWLGYANSLINPFIYAFFNRDLRTTYRNILLCRYRNINRKLSAASMHEALKLAERPDLVI, encoded by the exons ATGAGATCATCTTTGACCAAAGACCTGATGAAGGAACTTGCCAGGACCAGTATGCCTACAGCGGAGATGGATCTGCGTCTGCTGAGGGCGCACCAAACAACCACTGCAACTTTGCCAATTCTGAGCCCCACGGAAAATGACACGACATGCGGGATGCAGATTCTCAGCCACGGGAATGTGGAGAAGGTTCTTATCGGAGGAGTTCTCACTGTGCTCACTTTGCTCACCATTTGCGGTAACTTACTTGTGGTGATATCCGTGTGCTTTGTGAAGAAGCTGAAGCAGCCCTCCAATTATCTCATCGTCTCCCTGGCGGTCGCGGACCTGTCTATAGCCGTGGCGGTGATGCCTTTTGTCAGCATCACGGACCTCATCGGGGGACAGTGGATCTTCGGACAGGTGTTCTGCAACGTTTTTATTGCCATGGACGTGATGTGTTGCACTGCATCAATCATGACCCTGTGTGTAATAAGCATAGACAG GTACCTAGGCATAACTAAACCCTTGACCTACCCTGTGCGACAGAGTGGGAGATGCATGGCCAAAATAGTTCTGTCTGTGTGGCTACTGTCGGCCTCCATCACCCTTCCCCCGTTGTTCGGCTGGGCCCAGAACGTCAACGACGACAAGGTGTGTCTAATCAGCCAGGACGTGGGCTACACTATCTATTCCACCGCCGTCGCGTTCTACATCCCCATGTCGGTGATGTTGATGATGTACTACAACATCTACCGAGCGGCCAAGGTGAGTGCCGCCAAGCACACCATCCAAGGCTTCCCCAAGGTGGAGGACGAATGCAACAGTGTTGACTGCGTGGCCGCGGCCTTTAAGCTccagaaggaggtagaggagtgcGCCAGTTTCTCTTGTCTGCTGAAGAACGACAGGAAGAACATCTCCATCTTCAAACGGGAACAGAAGGCGGCCGCCACCCTGGGCATCGTGGTGGGGGCCTTCTCCGTCTGTTGGCTGCCCTTCTTCCTTCTGTCCACGGCCAGGCCCTTCATCTGCGGGCCAGAGTGTAGCTGCGTTCCCCTCTGGGTGGAGAGGTTCCTGCTCTGGCTGGGCTACGCCAACTCCCTCATCAACCCCTTCATCTACGCCTTCTTCAACAGGGACCTGAGGACCACCTACCGTAACATCCTACTCTGCAGGTATAGGAACATCAACCGCAAACTCTCCGCCGCCAGCATGCACGAGGCCCTCAAACTGGCTGAGAGACCAGATCTGGTGATCTAG